From a single Leptospirillum ferriphilum genomic region:
- a CDS encoding GGDEF domain-containing protein codes for MLAPAIPANEADRLKALRALDILDTPPEERFDRLTRMARRLFNVPIALVTLVDEDRQWFKSNMGLAVSETPRSVSFCGHAILQEDFFIIPDARSDPRFSDNPLVLGDPRIRFYAGCVLRTQDNQKIGTLCLIDHEPRTMEPQDLLVLEDLTSLAEQELSALKMATMDELTGLSNRRGFLSLARHSLALSERHDLPMSLAFLDLDKFKPINDSFGHAEGDRALRSFADLMKRTFRTSDLIARLGGDEFVVLLIGSNRETSGELMVRLGTAAEEASRLENRGYDIAFSHGIVEFDPVRHRSIEEMLAEGDALMYQIKQKKGHVR; via the coding sequence ATGCTTGCTCCAGCCATTCCGGCGAACGAAGCAGATCGGCTGAAAGCGCTTCGCGCACTCGACATTCTCGATACCCCCCCCGAAGAACGGTTTGACCGGCTGACCCGTATGGCCCGTCGTCTCTTCAATGTGCCGATCGCGCTGGTGACCCTCGTCGATGAAGACAGGCAGTGGTTCAAGTCGAACATGGGATTGGCCGTCAGCGAAACTCCGCGCAGCGTCTCTTTTTGTGGACATGCAATCCTCCAGGAGGACTTCTTCATCATTCCCGATGCCAGATCCGATCCCCGTTTCTCCGACAACCCACTGGTACTGGGAGATCCCCGGATTCGGTTCTATGCCGGTTGTGTCCTCCGGACCCAGGATAACCAGAAGATTGGTACCCTCTGTCTTATTGATCATGAACCCAGGACGATGGAGCCCCAGGATCTGCTTGTTCTGGAAGATCTCACATCCCTGGCCGAACAGGAGCTTTCCGCACTCAAGATGGCGACGATGGATGAACTGACGGGGCTTTCAAACCGTCGGGGCTTCCTCTCTTTGGCCCGTCACAGTCTGGCGTTGAGCGAACGTCATGATCTGCCGATGTCCCTCGCATTTCTGGATCTGGACAAGTTCAAGCCAATCAACGATTCCTTTGGTCATGCGGAGGGTGATCGTGCTCTCAGGTCTTTTGCCGACCTGATGAAACGCACCTTCCGGACATCCGATCTGATTGCCCGTCTTGGGGGGGACGAATTTGTTGTTTTACTGATCGGCAGCAACCGTGAAACGTCCGGTGAGCTGATGGTCCGTCTGGGAACTGCCGCCGAAGAGGCCAGTCGTCTGGAAAACCGCGGATATGACATTGCGTTTTCTCACGGGATTGTGGAATTCGATCCCGTCCGGCACCGGTCGATCGAAGAGATGCTTGCCGAAGGGGACGCGCTGATGTACCAAATCAAGCAAAAAAAAGGACATGTCAGGTAG
- a CDS encoding NAD(P)H-dependent oxidoreductase subunit E, protein MTAGKNGKPSRSETEILEEWSTPEQAVLPLLHYYMEKKNYISESDVSKISQLTGLSVSDILGIGTFYQHFVFHPTGKNSVRVCLTTPCLFRGGKKTFETLSKTLGIGLEETTPDGLFTLYPAQCLGQCSEAPSFSINDDVYVGTSPEEIPSILEEYRKGKICQTIVPCGKPLANEPVVFTGLRAEKTRYLERYREDHGYRALESLLKSGDAEAAFEQIRLSGVAGRGGGAFPMYRKLDAVRKNPPPRYLVCNADEGEPGTFKDRYIMERDPHSLIEGMAIAARIIGAEEGFIYLRSEYPHSFHILEKAIAEARNAGLLGPRILGSDFSFRLRLYRGAGAYICGEETSLINSLEGKRAYPRNKPPHLSEVGLWGKPTEEQNVETLANLPSILRNGGDWYARLGDVKSPGTKLFCLSGHIARPGLYEIPLGMSLRSLIEDLGGGIPGGRSLKGLLPAGSASKMLLPRHLDLSLDYPSIAEVGAFLGSASVIVMDDSVCMVDLAYWIAAFSHHESCGQCTPCRDGTEDVYEILLKIIQGEGKPAYLDLLKSIGTYMREASICGLGQSAPNIPLSSMEYFEDEWKAHIVDHVCPTGVCSMRRNGILLFPPRRSRGIVAELPQMHFSVP, encoded by the coding sequence ATGACAGCCGGTAAAAATGGAAAACCCTCACGCTCCGAAACAGAGATCCTGGAAGAATGGAGTACTCCGGAGCAAGCGGTGCTGCCGCTTTTGCATTATTACATGGAGAAAAAAAATTATATTTCCGAGTCCGATGTTTCGAAAATCAGTCAGCTGACGGGGTTGTCCGTTTCCGATATCCTCGGGATCGGGACGTTCTACCAGCACTTTGTTTTTCACCCCACGGGAAAAAACTCGGTACGGGTCTGTCTCACGACACCTTGCCTCTTTCGTGGAGGAAAGAAAACCTTCGAGACGCTGTCGAAAACTCTCGGGATTGGCCTGGAGGAAACGACCCCCGACGGTCTTTTTACGTTGTACCCAGCCCAATGTCTGGGACAATGTTCGGAAGCGCCCTCCTTTTCCATCAACGACGATGTGTATGTCGGCACTTCCCCGGAAGAAATTCCGTCCATCCTTGAAGAATACAGGAAGGGCAAGATCTGCCAGACGATTGTTCCTTGCGGAAAGCCTCTCGCCAACGAGCCGGTCGTTTTTACGGGGCTTCGCGCGGAAAAAACGCGCTATCTGGAAAGATACCGGGAAGATCACGGTTACAGGGCACTGGAAAGTCTCCTGAAAAGCGGGGATGCGGAAGCCGCCTTCGAACAGATTCGTCTGTCGGGTGTTGCCGGTCGGGGAGGAGGGGCCTTCCCGATGTACAGGAAGCTGGACGCAGTCCGGAAAAATCCCCCTCCCCGCTATCTTGTCTGCAATGCGGACGAAGGCGAACCGGGAACGTTCAAGGACCGGTACATTATGGAGCGGGACCCCCACAGCCTGATCGAAGGGATGGCGATCGCCGCGCGCATCATTGGCGCGGAAGAAGGGTTCATTTACCTCCGTTCCGAATATCCTCATTCTTTCCATATTCTGGAAAAAGCGATTGCGGAAGCCAGAAATGCCGGCCTCCTTGGACCACGAATTCTCGGCTCGGACTTTTCCTTCCGCCTTCGTCTCTACCGGGGGGCCGGGGCCTACATTTGCGGGGAGGAAACCTCGCTGATCAACAGTCTGGAGGGGAAAAGGGCATATCCCCGCAACAAGCCGCCCCATTTGTCGGAGGTCGGCCTCTGGGGGAAACCGACAGAAGAACAGAATGTCGAGACGCTTGCCAATCTTCCCTCGATTCTCCGGAATGGAGGAGACTGGTATGCCCGTCTGGGAGACGTGAAGAGTCCCGGGACAAAGCTCTTTTGTTTGTCGGGACACATTGCCCGGCCGGGGCTTTATGAAATTCCTCTCGGAATGAGCCTTCGGTCTCTCATCGAGGATCTGGGAGGGGGAATCCCGGGAGGGCGAAGCCTGAAAGGGCTTCTTCCGGCGGGTTCGGCGAGCAAGATGCTTCTTCCACGACATCTCGACCTGTCGCTGGATTATCCGTCGATCGCCGAAGTCGGAGCGTTTCTGGGGTCCGCTTCGGTCATCGTCATGGATGATTCGGTCTGCATGGTAGATCTGGCTTACTGGATCGCGGCTTTTTCACACCACGAGTCGTGCGGACAATGTACGCCCTGCCGGGACGGAACGGAAGATGTCTATGAAATTCTGCTGAAGATCATCCAGGGAGAGGGGAAACCTGCCTATCTCGACCTTCTAAAAAGTATCGGGACCTACATGCGGGAAGCGTCTATCTGCGGGCTTGGACAGAGCGCGCCCAACATTCCGCTTTCGTCGATGGAATATTTTGAAGACGAATGGAAGGCTCATATTGTGGATCATGTGTGTCCCACAGGGGTATGCTCCATGCGTCGTAACGGAATCCTTCTTTTCCCGCCCAGGAGGTCAAGAGGGATTGTTGCAGAGCTCCCGCAGATGCATTTTTCTGTCCCCTGA
- a CDS encoding membrane protein: protein MQYQRREDAERFLSKVPEVTLVFWIVKIAATTLGETGGDAVTMSMHLGYLVGTLLFSAVAVMTLFLQIRSRRFHPILYWSAIVSTTTVGTTLADLLDRSLEFGYARGSMVLFSLLLGVLAIWYWRLGSISVASVSSASVEVFYWTAILFSQTLGTAVGDLVSGLNGFGYGGGSVVFLLALVLLAALFRWTDADRTLLFWSAFVLTRPLGAAAGDLLDKPRTDGGFGLDRFLVSGVLVVFILVLVVTVPQKAVKSSRQSEEMS from the coding sequence ATGCAATATCAAAGACGTGAAGACGCAGAAAGGTTTTTGTCCAAAGTGCCCGAAGTGACCCTGGTGTTCTGGATCGTCAAGATCGCTGCGACAACCCTGGGCGAGACGGGGGGTGATGCGGTGACGATGTCCATGCATCTGGGATACCTTGTGGGGACACTTCTTTTCTCGGCCGTCGCGGTCATGACCCTTTTCCTCCAGATCCGTTCCCGGCGGTTTCACCCGATCCTGTACTGGAGTGCGATCGTCTCGACGACAACTGTTGGTACGACGCTGGCCGATCTCCTGGACCGTTCCCTGGAATTCGGGTATGCCCGGGGATCGATGGTGCTGTTTTCCCTGCTTCTGGGAGTTCTGGCGATCTGGTATTGGCGTCTGGGTTCAATTTCGGTCGCTTCTGTCTCTTCAGCCTCCGTCGAAGTGTTCTATTGGACGGCAATCCTGTTTTCCCAGACGCTGGGAACCGCCGTTGGCGATCTTGTGTCCGGTCTGAATGGGTTCGGTTATGGCGGCGGGTCGGTCGTCTTTTTGCTCGCTCTGGTCCTCCTCGCTGCACTTTTCCGATGGACGGATGCAGACAGAACCCTTCTTTTCTGGTCGGCGTTTGTTCTGACCCGACCACTGGGCGCCGCTGCCGGAGACCTTCTGGACAAACCGCGAACCGATGGGGGGTTTGGGCTGGACCGCTTCCTGGTGTCGGGTGTCCTTGTGGTATTCATCCTGGTCCTAGTTGTGACTGTCCCTCAGAAAGCGGTGAAATCTTCCCGCCAATCGGAAGAGATGTCCTGA
- a CDS encoding ComEC/Rec2 family competence protein, with protein MSGSGQLVRLTVLLDAVQKMPVQIRIPAGRGVNSLEKGDCLTGTARWEAYPGQWEREHLFGSTFRPVLYEASLKSWDALSVDTSGRKSRLDREAGDREALLRERVQNVYPPDVAGLLGAMVLSDTGLLPPDLLQSFQRSGVYHLLSVSGEHMALLALFLTGVFTIFLRFFPVSPLRKMVVRFPVTLFPGWLAVPVLFSYLFLIGSPLPAVRAGVAFVLVMSGRLAGGPRSWPDILGLSILVLGFLYPEAPLSLSVDLSLMALWGLALSGRRREETSPEALAEGRSGNGIREHLETGAIVMLTTLPLLWFSLGKADWVGIVSNMFAVPLAGDVFLPLGFLSILVLWVVPGGFPLLNELTTRVGEATVGLVEFFSRVPFGQVTLPALSPAALLLLTALVLFREGAGEKGEPGRGDRSLKAIFCTVAFFIVLFGTVFKNRDWTPVRAFQGREGTFPRIPGWEPQIEWKNLGWLFSAQEPDNRIVR; from the coding sequence TTGTCCGGGAGCGGACAGCTGGTCCGGCTGACGGTCCTTCTGGATGCTGTTCAGAAAATGCCCGTCCAGATCCGGATTCCGGCCGGACGGGGTGTCAATTCTCTGGAGAAGGGAGATTGTCTGACAGGGACAGCCCGCTGGGAAGCTTACCCGGGGCAGTGGGAGAGAGAGCATCTTTTTGGGAGCACTTTTCGTCCTGTCCTTTACGAAGCTTCCCTGAAATCCTGGGATGCATTGTCTGTCGACACCTCCGGTCGAAAGAGCCGACTGGACAGAGAGGCCGGGGATCGGGAAGCTCTTCTCAGGGAACGGGTCCAAAACGTCTATCCTCCGGATGTGGCCGGTCTTCTGGGAGCCATGGTCCTGTCCGATACCGGACTTCTGCCTCCGGACCTTCTCCAGTCTTTTCAGAGAAGCGGGGTCTATCACCTCCTTTCGGTTTCCGGCGAGCACATGGCCCTTCTCGCCCTGTTTCTCACAGGTGTTTTCACCATCTTTCTGCGTTTTTTTCCAGTCTCCCCTCTCCGGAAGATGGTGGTCCGTTTTCCCGTGACCCTTTTCCCCGGATGGCTGGCAGTCCCTGTTCTCTTCTCCTATCTGTTCCTGATCGGTTCCCCCTTGCCGGCTGTTCGTGCCGGAGTCGCCTTTGTTCTTGTCATGTCCGGCCGTCTGGCGGGAGGCCCCCGAAGCTGGCCGGATATCCTGGGACTTTCGATCCTGGTGCTGGGATTCCTCTATCCGGAGGCTCCCTTGTCCCTCTCAGTGGACCTGTCCCTCATGGCTCTCTGGGGACTTGCCCTGTCCGGAAGGCGCCGGGAGGAGACCTCTCCGGAGGCCTTGGCGGAAGGAAGAAGCGGAAACGGTATCCGGGAACATCTGGAGACAGGGGCCATCGTGATGCTGACCACGCTCCCGCTTCTCTGGTTTTCTCTGGGAAAGGCCGACTGGGTTGGAATCGTCTCAAATATGTTTGCGGTCCCCCTGGCCGGAGATGTCTTTCTGCCGTTGGGGTTTCTGTCGATCCTCGTGCTCTGGGTTGTCCCCGGGGGATTTCCCCTCCTGAACGAACTGACGACAAGGGTCGGTGAGGCGACGGTCGGACTGGTGGAGTTTTTCTCACGGGTTCCGTTCGGACAAGTGACGCTCCCCGCCCTTTCTCCCGCTGCCCTTCTCTTGCTGACGGCGCTGGTCCTTTTCCGGGAAGGGGCAGGGGAAAAGGGGGAACCGGGGAGAGGGGACCGTTCCCTGAAGGCGATTTTTTGCACCGTGGCCTTCTTCATTGTCTTGTTCGGAACGGTTTTCAAAAACCGGGACTGGACGCCTGTTCGCGCCTTTCAGGGGAGGGAGGGAACTTTCCCCCGGATCCCCGGATGGGAGCCGCAAATCGAATGGAAAAATCTCGGGTGGCTTTTTTCCGCTCAGGAACCGGACAACCGCATTGTGCGATAG
- a CDS encoding site-specific DNA-methyltransferase — MSAGGGRFGLDWPGKREAGLEASLPESSVLELVPERSIRPDQALHLFLEGENLHILRLLKKEYAGAIGVIYIDPPYNTGTTMRYFDRFSRRGGPSGLAGGDTGSRRDDSPWLSFLYPRLILARELLREDGALFVSIDDRSIHHLRYLLDEIFGPDNHAGTVVWRKKVVRGRGHRHIIPQTEYVVVYGRSLQSLPSFSEPLSPEMINEYRLSDERGPYKRIPLAKTGTAHSPRPNLVYPIEAPDGTLISCPTHQWRWSKETLMARKSELEFVKNRMGKWVVYTRQRLYPDGSLRRKTPVSFYDRVSTSDGTREFRTLCQGALFDFPKPSRLIKDLIGWVPFPADSQEPLIVLDFFAGTCPTAQAVLELNQSDAGYRKFIMVQDTPGEGQTDIAALGHKRIQSVLSALNKQKKGQNHHGFDNLAYRTMRLSGS, encoded by the coding sequence ATGTCCGCCGGAGGTGGAAGATTCGGTCTGGACTGGCCCGGGAAACGGGAGGCCGGTCTCGAAGCCAGCCTCCCCGAGTCCTCCGTTCTGGAACTCGTCCCCGAGCGCTCCATCCGTCCGGACCAGGCGCTCCATCTGTTTCTCGAAGGCGAGAATCTCCATATCCTCCGACTTTTAAAAAAAGAATATGCCGGGGCCATCGGTGTGATCTACATCGATCCCCCCTACAACACCGGTACAACCATGCGCTACTTTGACCGGTTTTCCCGCAGAGGCGGACCTTCCGGTCTTGCCGGAGGAGACACCGGCAGCCGGAGAGACGACTCTCCCTGGCTCTCCTTTCTCTATCCCCGGCTGATTCTTGCGCGGGAACTTCTCCGGGAGGACGGAGCACTTTTCGTCAGCATTGACGACAGGTCCATCCACCACCTTCGCTACCTTCTGGATGAGATTTTCGGACCGGACAATCATGCGGGGACGGTCGTCTGGCGAAAAAAGGTCGTCCGGGGAAGAGGTCACCGGCATATCATCCCCCAGACGGAATACGTTGTCGTTTACGGCCGTTCGCTTCAATCCCTCCCGTCCTTTTCCGAACCACTCTCTCCCGAGATGATCAACGAATACCGCCTTTCGGACGAACGGGGCCCCTACAAAAGAATTCCTCTCGCCAAGACCGGAACAGCCCATTCTCCCCGTCCCAACCTGGTCTATCCGATCGAAGCCCCGGACGGAACACTGATTTCCTGCCCCACCCATCAATGGCGATGGAGCAAGGAAACGCTCATGGCGCGAAAAAGCGAACTGGAATTCGTGAAAAACCGGATGGGAAAATGGGTGGTGTACACCCGTCAAAGGCTCTATCCGGACGGGTCTCTCCGGAGAAAAACCCCGGTCTCTTTTTATGACAGGGTGTCGACTTCGGACGGCACCCGGGAATTCCGGACTCTTTGCCAGGGGGCACTCTTTGATTTCCCGAAACCCTCTCGCCTCATCAAGGACCTCATCGGATGGGTCCCTTTTCCGGCCGACTCCCAGGAACCGCTGATCGTCCTCGATTTCTTCGCCGGAACCTGTCCGACCGCCCAGGCTGTTCTGGAATTAAACCAGTCGGACGCCGGATACCGGAAATTTATCATGGTCCAGGACACTCCTGGTGAAGGACAAACCGACATCGCCGCGCTGGGACACAAGAGGATCCAAAGCGTCCTTTCCGCACTGAACAAACAGAAAAAAGGGCAAAACCACCACGGATTCGACAACCTGGCCTATCGCACAATGCGGTTGTCCGGTTCCTGA
- a CDS encoding efflux RND transporter periplasmic adaptor subunit — MNVQRLSPIQTGILLFLGGAILFALQGRFHLFNFSLFSPPPKPVPFRMPVPVAFVEQKTVPVYKTYVGTTEAIKNVTLQAMVTGYLRDQLVPDGSDVRKGTVIYKIDSRYYKASVDQARAQKERDAANLEYANVNQHRNALMVTHGDVSKDAYDLATSTMHQARSSVLSDKANEELAKINLGYTRIVAPFAGRLSHSQAFKGSLIASGTTLNTLVQLDPIYATFNPPEPDLPLISANQKKGSLPAVITLADNPDSRYRGRLTFLDNTVDRTTGTITARVTISNPDRTLLPGQFVRVHLHIGDHPGALLVPQVAIGSSQVGKYLYVIGKGNIAEMRFVSLGSTFGNMTEVTKGVNLGEAVIVGNQQKIGPGMPVLPIYPKKTSTRS, encoded by the coding sequence ATGAACGTACAGAGACTCTCCCCAATTCAAACAGGGATCCTCCTCTTTCTGGGCGGAGCGATCCTCTTTGCCCTGCAAGGGCGGTTTCACCTGTTCAATTTTTCTCTTTTTTCCCCTCCCCCAAAACCCGTCCCGTTCCGGATGCCGGTCCCCGTGGCGTTTGTAGAGCAAAAAACGGTTCCGGTCTACAAGACATACGTGGGAACGACAGAAGCGATCAAAAACGTGACGTTGCAGGCGATGGTGACCGGCTACCTCAGGGATCAGCTCGTCCCCGACGGCTCCGATGTCCGGAAGGGAACCGTGATCTATAAGATCGATTCACGGTATTACAAGGCCTCTGTCGACCAGGCACGGGCACAAAAGGAACGCGACGCCGCCAATCTGGAATATGCCAACGTCAACCAGCACCGCAATGCCCTCATGGTGACCCACGGGGATGTCTCGAAAGATGCGTATGATCTTGCCACGAGCACAATGCATCAGGCCAGATCCTCCGTTCTTTCCGACAAGGCCAACGAAGAACTTGCCAAGATCAATCTGGGCTATACAAGGATCGTGGCCCCGTTCGCCGGCCGGCTCAGCCACAGCCAGGCCTTCAAGGGAAGCCTGATCGCAAGCGGAACCACACTCAACACCCTCGTCCAGCTGGACCCGATCTACGCCACCTTCAATCCCCCCGAGCCGGACTTGCCCCTGATTTCTGCAAACCAGAAAAAAGGCTCTCTCCCGGCGGTGATCACTCTGGCCGACAATCCGGATTCCCGCTACCGGGGACGGCTGACCTTTCTCGACAATACCGTGGACCGGACGACCGGGACCATCACCGCCAGGGTCACCATTTCGAACCCGGACAGGACTCTTCTTCCCGGACAGTTTGTCCGCGTCCATCTCCACATCGGAGATCATCCGGGTGCGCTTCTCGTTCCGCAGGTCGCCATCGGATCGAGCCAGGTCGGAAAATATCTTTACGTTATCGGAAAGGGAAATATTGCCGAAATGCGGTTCGTCTCCCTGGGAAGCACCTTCGGGAACATGACGGAAGTTACAAAAGGAGTGAATCTCGGAGAAGCCGTGATCGTGGGGAACCAGCAGAAAATCGGGCCGGGTATGCCAGTCCTGCCGATTTATCCCAAAAAAACCAGCACTCGTTCCTGA
- a CDS encoding efflux RND transporter permease subunit, with protein sequence MVTFFLKRPIFAGVVAIIMVLTGMIAFKLLPVSQFPRIVPPQVTVTANYPGASAQVVADTVTTPLEEVISGVPGMAYMSSNSSNDGSSTITITFKVGYPIDIAAVDVQNRISQASPQLPAIVNQGGIVIQKKNPNFVLIVNLISPDGSIDPITMSNYAYLQIVDPLKRLPGVSDAQIFGERRYSMRIWLNPDKLSRLGVTAVDVQNAIAEQNIQVAAGKIGEAPAPRGTMFEYQVNALGRLSTPEEFGNIIVKAGTTSNAAVRLRDVARIRLGSLQYTSAAHMDKNKTIVIGIFQAPGSNALDLDKAVKDKMKELSKRFPKGMTYSIKYDTTMFVSASMHEVVFTLLEALILVMIVVFLFLQSWRTMVIAGIAIPVSLIGTLAVMKIVGFSLNTVSLLGMVLAIGLVVDDAIVVVENVERQLEHGLPPMEAVRIAMGEVTGPIIATSAVLGAVFVPVGFLPGVTGELYRQFALTIAISVGLSAFNSLTLTPALSGWLLRYRGPSEIFVFRKFNEIFNTVRDGYARMIHRAIEAKWYAMGLFLGGIIMTYGLFVRVPHTFLPVEDQGYFFVIIQLPDGASLERTENVAKTVRDTLLATPGIDHVVSISGFNFLTFANQSNSAAEFAILKPWEVRGRYRTASMIVNEVRPKLLMIPAGLALAFDPPSIPGLGTTGGFEFEVEDLTGKGSKALDQATQDLIAEAKKQPEIDARQVFTTFSTQTPQLDYDLDRTKAKLLGLNLPDIFNTLQIYLGSLYVNNFNMYGRTFRVTLEADKGARKNARDLSRLYVRNTSGGMIPLDTLGKLKPTVGPETISHYNIFGSAQISGGPAPGFSSGDAITAMERAARKSLPNDFGFEWTGITYQELKVGSVEKITFGISLVFVFLFLAALYESWSMPFMVILAVPLAIFGAIFATWLRGKQLDVYSQIGFVMLIGLSAKNAILIVEFARRLREKGEGIVEAAMEAGRLRLRPILMTAFAFILGVIPLMVATGAGAASRQSIGTTVFGGMLAATILSLGFVPIFYAVIEKFREGRKSEEPMESSH encoded by the coding sequence ATGGTAACCTTTTTTCTCAAGCGCCCGATTTTTGCCGGTGTCGTCGCGATCATCATGGTCCTGACCGGAATGATCGCCTTCAAGCTCCTGCCGGTCTCCCAGTTTCCCCGGATCGTCCCTCCCCAGGTGACCGTCACGGCCAACTATCCCGGAGCCTCCGCACAAGTGGTGGCCGACACGGTCACGACTCCCCTCGAAGAGGTGATCAGCGGGGTTCCGGGGATGGCGTATATGTCTTCGAACAGCTCGAACGACGGAAGCTCGACGATCACCATCACCTTCAAGGTCGGGTATCCCATCGATATCGCGGCCGTGGACGTCCAGAACCGGATCTCCCAGGCCTCCCCCCAGCTGCCGGCCATCGTCAACCAGGGCGGAATCGTCATCCAGAAGAAAAACCCGAACTTTGTCCTGATCGTGAACCTTATCTCACCCGACGGATCGATCGATCCGATCACCATGAGCAACTATGCCTATCTTCAGATCGTGGATCCCCTGAAACGGCTTCCCGGAGTCAGTGACGCCCAGATATTCGGGGAGAGGCGCTATTCGATGCGCATCTGGCTGAACCCGGACAAACTCTCCCGTCTCGGTGTCACCGCCGTCGATGTCCAGAATGCCATTGCCGAGCAAAATATCCAGGTCGCCGCCGGAAAGATCGGGGAAGCCCCCGCTCCCCGGGGAACCATGTTTGAGTATCAGGTCAATGCCCTGGGCCGGCTCAGCACCCCCGAGGAATTCGGAAACATCATCGTCAAGGCGGGCACCACCAGCAATGCGGCCGTCCGTCTTCGCGACGTCGCCAGAATCAGGCTCGGCTCCCTGCAGTACACCTCCGCGGCCCACATGGACAAAAACAAGACGATCGTCATCGGAATTTTCCAGGCCCCCGGGTCCAACGCCCTGGACCTCGACAAGGCGGTCAAGGACAAGATGAAAGAACTGTCGAAGCGTTTTCCGAAAGGGATGACCTATTCGATCAAATACGATACGACGATGTTCGTCTCCGCCTCCATGCATGAAGTCGTCTTCACTCTTCTGGAAGCCCTGATCCTGGTGATGATCGTTGTCTTTCTCTTTCTGCAAAGCTGGCGAACGATGGTGATCGCCGGGATTGCCATCCCGGTCTCTCTCATCGGGACGCTGGCTGTCATGAAGATCGTCGGGTTCTCCCTGAACACGGTGAGTCTCCTCGGAATGGTCCTGGCCATCGGCCTCGTGGTCGACGATGCGATTGTGGTGGTCGAAAACGTCGAAAGGCAACTCGAACATGGGCTCCCGCCGATGGAAGCGGTCCGGATCGCCATGGGAGAAGTCACGGGACCCATCATCGCAACTTCCGCCGTCCTGGGCGCAGTATTTGTTCCGGTCGGCTTTCTTCCCGGGGTCACGGGAGAACTCTACCGGCAGTTTGCCCTCACGATTGCCATCTCTGTCGGGCTGTCCGCTTTCAATTCCCTGACCCTGACGCCGGCTCTCTCAGGATGGCTTCTGCGCTACCGGGGTCCTTCGGAAATCTTTGTGTTCCGGAAATTCAACGAAATCTTCAATACTGTCCGGGACGGGTATGCGCGGATGATCCACCGCGCCATCGAGGCCAAGTGGTATGCCATGGGACTCTTCCTGGGCGGCATCATCATGACATACGGGCTTTTCGTCCGCGTTCCGCACACCTTTCTTCCGGTGGAAGATCAGGGGTATTTCTTCGTCATCATCCAGCTTCCCGACGGCGCCTCGCTCGAACGCACGGAAAACGTCGCAAAAACGGTCCGGGACACTCTTCTTGCCACTCCCGGAATCGATCACGTTGTCTCGATCAGCGGATTCAATTTCCTGACATTTGCAAACCAGTCCAACAGCGCGGCCGAATTTGCCATCCTGAAGCCCTGGGAAGTGCGGGGGAGATATCGCACGGCTTCCATGATCGTCAACGAGGTCCGCCCCAAATTGCTCATGATTCCGGCCGGTCTGGCGCTGGCCTTCGACCCTCCCTCCATCCCCGGCCTGGGAACAACCGGAGGATTCGAATTCGAAGTGGAAGATCTGACGGGCAAAGGGAGCAAGGCCCTTGACCAGGCCACCCAGGATCTGATCGCGGAGGCGAAGAAGCAGCCCGAAATCGATGCCCGTCAGGTCTTCACGACCTTCAGCACCCAGACCCCCCAGCTGGATTACGATCTCGACCGGACAAAGGCAAAACTCCTGGGGCTCAACCTGCCGGACATCTTCAACACGCTCCAGATCTATCTGGGATCCCTCTATGTGAACAACTTCAACATGTATGGAAGAACGTTCCGGGTCACCCTTGAAGCGGACAAGGGCGCGCGAAAAAATGCGCGGGACCTGTCCAGACTTTACGTGCGAAACACATCGGGAGGCATGATTCCCCTGGACACTCTGGGAAAACTTAAACCCACCGTCGGACCGGAAACCATCTCCCACTACAACATCTTCGGATCGGCCCAAATCAGCGGTGGGCCTGCTCCGGGCTTCAGCTCCGGAGATGCCATCACCGCCATGGAAAGGGCCGCCCGGAAGTCCCTGCCCAACGATTTCGGATTTGAGTGGACGGGGATCACCTATCAGGAACTCAAGGTCGGATCGGTGGAAAAGATCACCTTCGGAATCTCCCTGGTCTTCGTGTTCCTTTTTCTGGCCGCCCTGTATGAGAGCTGGTCGATGCCCTTCATGGTCATCCTGGCCGTCCCGCTGGCAATCTTCGGGGCGATTTTCGCGACCTGGCTCCGGGGCAAGCAACTGGACGTCTATTCCCAGATCGGCTTCGTCATGCTGATCGGCCTCTCCGCCAAAAACGCCATCCTGATCGTCGAGTTTGCCCGAAGACTCCGGGAAAAAGGCGAAGGGATTGTCGAAGCGGCAATGGAAGCGGGAAGACTTCGTCTGCGTCCCATCCTGATGACCGCGTTCGCGTTCATTCTCGGGGTGATCCCCCTGATGGTGGCCACCGGTGCAGGAGCCGCCAGTCGCCAGTCGATCGGCACAACGGTCTTTGGGGGCATGCTTGCCGCAACCATTTTAAGCCTTGGCTTTGTCCCGATTTTTTACGCAGTCATTGAAAAATTTCGCGAGGGGCGGAAAAGCGAAGAGCCCATGGAGTCATCCCATTGA